A genome region from Mesorhizobium sp. B2-1-8 includes the following:
- a CDS encoding mannose-1-phosphate guanylyltransferase/mannose-6-phosphate isomerase, whose amino-acid sequence MASQLVCFVMSGGVGSRLWPLSREDNPKQFHDLSGDGSMLAKTVRRLKARPDSQTPIYLIASERHADRVISDIASLGLNGGKPIFEPVGRNTAAAVAIATLQTISEHGSDALVLVVPSDHQISTDAQFWETVESGVPAAVAGSIVVFGIKPTHPETGYGYIEVAANDDRVAAVSCFVEKPNAETALEYLASGRFYWNAGIFLFRADTMRRAFLDFQPDIWETADRAHKTARTDLSGICLPQGLYSAVPSTSIDYAVMEHARDIAMVTASFRWDDLGSWQSLLEASPTDGNGNVVMGDIVAMDCDSSYLRSQGRLLTVIGMKGVAVVATPDAVFVAPVSHSQNVKKVVEQLEKSGRLETKYTPSEDRVIISGSWRKRVEHWLFNETLPLWSTAGVDDVYGGFHEALGFDTRPLGKSKRMRTMARQIYAFAVAKERGWAGPADKLIAHGIDFIAKHGRTTRGGWVRTLNVNGSVADPAEDAYDHSCVLLALCHAHRCGHRDALRLAQETFHFLDAHLEDDRLNGFLETSGSNGMRFSNPHMHMLEAFLAWHAVTGDRTYLRRAARVVDLFRCHFFDQESWTVGENFDVDWLPLPGEKGLSTEPGHHFEWASLLIDFAKKSGQKDLASYARKLYSSAIASGLNRATGLAYAAVSRQGMPIDRLSRSWPQCEAIKAAIALDGIGGPDLKPEIEARVARLFRWHIDPAPLGLWIDRIDERGRSQATEVPASIFYHLVTALMQYLDKTEGQVEPFPIPALDLGKTVPARALG is encoded by the coding sequence ATGGCATCCCAGCTGGTTTGTTTTGTCATGAGCGGGGGCGTGGGCTCGCGCCTGTGGCCGCTTTCGCGCGAAGACAATCCCAAGCAATTCCACGACCTTTCGGGCGACGGCTCAATGCTCGCAAAGACCGTCCGACGGCTCAAGGCGCGGCCCGACAGTCAGACACCGATCTACCTGATCGCTTCCGAACGACATGCCGATCGCGTTATCTCAGACATTGCTTCGCTCGGCCTGAACGGCGGTAAACCGATCTTCGAGCCTGTCGGTCGCAATACCGCTGCGGCCGTCGCCATAGCCACCCTGCAGACGATCTCGGAACATGGCAGCGATGCGCTTGTGCTCGTGGTTCCCTCCGACCATCAGATCTCGACTGACGCGCAATTCTGGGAGACCGTCGAGTCGGGCGTTCCTGCCGCCGTTGCAGGGAGCATCGTCGTCTTCGGCATCAAGCCGACGCATCCGGAAACTGGATACGGCTACATCGAGGTTGCCGCAAATGACGATCGCGTGGCTGCGGTTTCGTGCTTCGTCGAAAAGCCGAATGCCGAGACAGCGCTCGAATACCTGGCGTCAGGACGATTCTACTGGAACGCCGGCATTTTCCTGTTTCGTGCCGACACCATGCGGCGGGCATTTCTCGATTTCCAACCGGACATCTGGGAAACTGCAGACCGGGCCCACAAGACTGCACGCACGGACCTCTCAGGTATCTGTCTCCCCCAGGGCTTGTACTCGGCCGTCCCCTCCACCTCGATCGACTATGCCGTCATGGAGCATGCACGCGATATTGCCATGGTTACGGCTTCCTTCCGCTGGGACGACCTTGGATCGTGGCAATCGCTGCTCGAAGCCAGCCCGACGGACGGCAACGGCAATGTCGTCATGGGCGACATCGTCGCCATGGACTGCGACAGCTCCTACCTTAGAAGCCAAGGCAGGCTGCTGACCGTCATCGGAATGAAGGGGGTGGCGGTAGTGGCGACACCGGACGCGGTGTTCGTCGCCCCTGTCAGCCACAGCCAGAACGTGAAGAAGGTCGTCGAGCAGTTGGAAAAAAGTGGGCGGCTTGAGACGAAGTACACGCCATCGGAAGACCGAGTCATCATCAGCGGTTCGTGGCGCAAGCGCGTCGAACATTGGCTCTTCAATGAAACCCTGCCGCTTTGGTCCACCGCAGGGGTCGATGATGTATACGGCGGCTTTCACGAGGCTCTCGGTTTCGACACAAGGCCGCTGGGCAAGTCCAAGCGCATGCGCACCATGGCTCGCCAGATCTACGCCTTCGCCGTAGCCAAGGAACGCGGCTGGGCCGGACCGGCCGACAAGCTGATCGCCCATGGCATAGACTTCATTGCCAAACATGGCCGCACAACCCGTGGCGGCTGGGTGCGGACCCTTAATGTCAATGGCAGCGTGGCTGACCCTGCGGAGGACGCGTACGATCATTCCTGCGTACTCCTGGCACTTTGCCATGCTCATCGATGCGGCCATCGGGACGCCTTGCGACTGGCACAAGAGACATTTCATTTCCTCGACGCCCATCTCGAAGACGACCGTCTGAACGGCTTTCTGGAAACCTCCGGCTCCAACGGGATGCGGTTTTCGAACCCGCACATGCACATGCTGGAGGCTTTCCTTGCATGGCATGCCGTCACTGGCGACCGCACCTATCTGCGCCGGGCGGCTCGCGTGGTTGATCTCTTCAGATGCCATTTCTTCGATCAGGAAAGCTGGACGGTAGGAGAAAATTTCGACGTCGACTGGCTACCTCTGCCTGGCGAAAAAGGCCTGTCGACCGAACCCGGCCACCATTTCGAATGGGCCTCGCTCCTCATCGATTTCGCTAAAAAAAGCGGACAAAAGGACTTGGCCAGTTATGCACGGAAGCTCTATTCGTCGGCGATCGCCAGCGGATTGAATCGGGCGACGGGTCTGGCTTACGCGGCTGTGTCGCGGCAGGGAATGCCCATCGACCGGCTCTCCCGCAGCTGGCCGCAATGCGAGGCCATCAAGGCAGCCATCGCCCTGGACGGCATAGGCGGGCCTGATTTGAAACCAGAGATAGAAGCCCGTGTCGCCCGTCTCTTTCGATGGCATATCGATCCCGCTCCCCTTGGCTTGTGGATCGACAGGATTGACGAGCGCGGAAGGTCACAGGCCACGGAGGTTCCCGCCAGTATCTTCTACCACTTGGTGACCGCGTTGATGCAGTATTTGGACAAGACCGAAGGTCAGGTCGAACCTTTCCCGATACCAGCTTTGGACCTGGGCAAGACTGTCCCCGCGCGGGCTTTAGGCTAA
- a CDS encoding GumC family protein, producing MDRMLPHQWPATTNKQGGISQEFIGFADITGFSRRYLGTIIACLGAALLVAWFYNSTTDPVFTASAQILIEPKVPQHLQEGGEVNLSLDTAQVESQIAVMQSEKIAAMVIEQLKLVEDPKFNRPHAPILPEAFRKIKMVLADALGAQKSARLTSLWEYFGLGMPEPPTSLTDYQKFRHTMSSFRDGLDIRRVGVSYAIDISFTSVDPEGASNIANATADAFVHEQIETKADAAREGGAWLEKRLQQLRAQMNAAMAKAQEFRSRHDYSVGNESQNEDANTADGVNAVPTLEELEVTAETYQKMYESFLQAYTNSVSQQSYPVADARVITAATAPLYPSAPRPKLILAFAAIAGLIVGIGISFVRHTLDWTVRSPRHIRENLGIECVGELPLTSKRMESGHVDEVKRHPYSRYSQCLRKARAEISLAETNHQVKFLGLTAVSNGSPKSSVASNLATLYSMSGLKTLVIDADVRRSVTTIRLLGRSVAYDRLCQDPIRLSIVRAPGRSFDLLRSSVVEGTDLLMPRNMEAFLSEVTAFALADHELGAYDVVIVDLPTLASGADELIVGSVLDGVVIVAEWGKTHSETLRDLVRALQASRAHVLGVLLANARAMTSKHRTT from the coding sequence ATGGACCGCATGTTGCCTCATCAATGGCCTGCGACAACGAACAAGCAGGGTGGCATCAGCCAGGAGTTTATTGGCTTCGCTGATATAACCGGATTTTCTCGGCGTTACCTCGGAACGATCATTGCCTGCCTTGGAGCTGCGCTCTTGGTAGCGTGGTTCTACAACTCGACCACCGACCCGGTCTTTACCGCCAGTGCGCAGATCCTGATCGAGCCGAAAGTGCCCCAACATCTACAGGAGGGCGGAGAAGTAAACCTGTCATTGGACACTGCGCAGGTGGAGAGCCAGATCGCGGTGATGCAGTCGGAAAAGATCGCTGCGATGGTCATCGAGCAGCTGAAACTCGTCGAAGATCCTAAGTTCAATCGTCCACACGCGCCGATTTTGCCGGAGGCATTCAGAAAGATAAAAATGGTCCTGGCTGATGCTTTGGGCGCCCAGAAAAGCGCCAGGCTGACGTCGCTGTGGGAGTATTTCGGCTTGGGCATGCCAGAACCCCCCACATCACTGACCGACTATCAAAAATTCCGGCACACAATGTCGAGTTTCCGCGACGGCCTCGATATACGCAGGGTCGGTGTTTCCTACGCGATTGACATTTCCTTCACGTCCGTCGATCCCGAGGGCGCATCCAATATTGCCAACGCCACGGCCGACGCCTTCGTGCATGAACAGATCGAAACCAAAGCCGACGCGGCAAGGGAAGGCGGCGCGTGGCTCGAGAAGCGTCTTCAGCAGCTTCGCGCGCAAATGAACGCGGCCATGGCGAAGGCTCAGGAATTCCGTTCTCGGCACGACTACAGCGTCGGCAACGAGTCGCAAAATGAAGACGCCAATACCGCGGATGGCGTCAACGCCGTGCCGACGCTCGAAGAGCTCGAGGTGACTGCCGAAACCTATCAGAAGATGTACGAAAGCTTCCTCCAGGCCTACACCAACTCGGTGAGCCAGCAATCGTATCCGGTGGCCGACGCGAGAGTGATCACGGCCGCGACAGCGCCGCTTTATCCTAGCGCTCCAAGGCCGAAACTGATCCTTGCCTTCGCCGCGATTGCGGGGCTCATTGTCGGCATCGGGATTTCGTTTGTGAGGCACACGCTCGACTGGACTGTCAGGTCGCCGCGGCACATCAGGGAGAACCTGGGTATCGAGTGCGTCGGAGAGTTGCCTTTGACGAGCAAGCGAATGGAATCCGGCCACGTTGACGAGGTCAAGAGACATCCTTACTCGCGATACAGCCAGTGCCTCAGGAAGGCACGGGCCGAGATCAGCCTTGCGGAAACCAACCATCAGGTCAAATTCCTCGGGTTGACCGCCGTGTCCAACGGCAGTCCCAAGAGTTCCGTGGCCAGCAATCTCGCCACGCTGTACTCGATGTCCGGTCTGAAGACGCTGGTGATCGACGCCGATGTCCGGCGATCGGTGACCACCATCCGGCTGCTCGGCCGTTCGGTTGCCTACGACAGACTGTGCCAGGACCCGATCCGGCTCAGCATCGTGCGCGCACCAGGCCGGTCGTTCGACCTGCTTCGCAGTTCCGTGGTGGAGGGCACCGACCTGTTGATGCCCCGCAATATGGAGGCGTTCCTCTCGGAGGTTACCGCTTTTGCTCTCGCCGATCACGAACTTGGCGCCTACGACGTTGTCATCGTAGACCTGCCCACACTGGCCTCGGGAGCCGACGAACTGATTGTCGGGTCCGTTCTGGACGGTGTCGTCATCGTTGCAGAATGGGGCAAGACGCATTCCGAAACGCTGCGGGACCTTGTCCGAGCGTTGCAGGCCAGCAGGGCGCATGTGCTTGGAGTCCTTCTGGCGAACGCTCGGGCGATGACATCCAAACATCGCACGACATGA